ATCAGCAACTTCTAAGAAATCTATATTCTGTGGATTTATTCTGTCGGCTATTGCCAAGTTTAAACTAGTTGCTCTATATAGTATTTTTCCTTAACGTCTTCTCCACCTTCAATAGCAGCAAAAATAGTCATGTTCTTCAAAAGACATGGCATTTTGGTTATATTTCTGGAATTAGCAGAAGTGCAAATAAACAAGTGAATTCGAAGCTATCAATGACACAAACAGGTGTCAgcctttcttttgatttcttaaagCTCAAACGGAGACATTGAATGATTGAAACATCAACCGATGAATTCAGTTGCTGTCGATGGATTAAAAGAGAGGAAATCATACTAAAGATGGTGATGCCTTTCCCTGAGCACTTCATCAAGAGCAATCATAATGAAGTCCAAGCTCTCAAATCTCAACCAATCATGAGATGAAATGCAACCGTCACAAACTTGCCCTATGTAGTATTTGTAACCAGTTTTCCTGACAAACAATCAGATTTGGGATCTGCAGTTCAACACCAACTTAATTAAAGTGTCCTTGGAAAGTTTGTGACCCAAAACAGCTCCAGGTCTGGGTGTGAAAAATATTTCGTTCACACCCTGCACAAAAGAGAACTCATCTCTAGTTGAAAAGGCATAAATTCTCTCCCGGAGTTCAATAAGATCAAAACACAAATATGGAGTTGTTTGTATTACATTAATATTACGAACCAGTGGCGTATTGCTATACATGTAACTTTAACATAGCCCTTGCCCAAGATACACATTGTATACAGCATTTTGAGATGAGCATACGGATCCAGAGCTATCTGGCCACACGGACCAGCACTGCCATCAACAAAAGCGTATCCTACCTTGGCAGTTGCCTCTGTATAATCAGCTATACTATATTGTGTCATCATCTAAAACCAGAGGGAGCTGCTCTTGGCCCAGCAGCTTGTGCCTTCATGGCTTTTGTTTGAGCAAGCAATGCATCATAGTCCTGAACATCGAAGGCTTGTTGTCACTCAAATGCACAtgaaatcaaacacaaaacaaaagccAAATGCAATGAAAAAATTACCCTTTTCTCAAATGCATCATCACTTGAGCTAAGTAGTTTGTCGGCAATCCCATAATCTATGGCTTCCTGAGCTTTGAGATATTTTGGTCGCTGGATGTCTTTAACAAGTTCTTCCTTCGGCTTTCCAGTTCCCTTTGCTAACAGCTCAATGTAATACTCAGTATTTGCATCCAATTCCTTGGCCTGAGAAAAAAGTTAGTTACGAAAATTGAtgaaggaagaaaaaggaagggaGAGTGTAGGGGAGAACCTTGATCCACATATCTACTGCAGCTCCGCTTGATCTGTTGACTTTAGGCAAATATAGTTTTGCTACATTCCAGAATCAAATTATTAGAACCTCATGCTCAAAACCCTTTACATGACTTGAAAGAGGTTCCATAGGTTTGATCGAGCAATCAACAGGCTGCATGGGTTAGTCACTCATGCCAAGGCTATCAAAATAGTTCAGCAAAGCAAACAGGTACATGTTTTTCACAGGttcttttataagaaattaagttTATAAGGCTACGAGAAGTTAGGAGATGGATTTGCTGGGTGGAAAACAGATTGTGCGCCTTCCTGTAGGACCACAAACTGTCAAATTGGTGATTAGGTCAAGCCACAAATGACCAGTGATAAACACTCTCCCATAACTATCATACCACTTACCTGACATCCGGCAAAATTTTAGGTGATAGAACTTCACCCTATCAGTCATTCACTTGTTCTGACACATGTTCTTTTTCTCAAGAATGGTACTTAAGTAGCCATACAGTTAGAAGACATGATGTTGAATGGAATAATTTTAAACCATTCAAGTACAAATAGGTTCTCaagttataaataattttaaacacattACTGCTCCCATAGCTCCAAATAGCAATTGCATTTTCCAAAACAAGTCGTGATAATCCTTTTAAACTTAAAGAGAAGTTTGGAGCATACTGGATGCGTTTGGCTGTAAAGCGCGATAACCCTTGGCTCCAAGAGATAGAAGCATTGCTGCTTGACCATATGCCACGCCACAATTCACAGTATAGATAGTTGATTTGCAGTACTTCAGGCATATAGAAAGAGATGCACAGGATAAGTttcaattacattaaacaattgaTGAaagaattaacaaataattgaaaatattgcATGCAGACATGCAACAAACACACATTTAATATTGCTCCATAGCATAAACTTAAAGGTGACAAAATAACTGAAAATCTTGTGTGCAGACACACAACAAACAGACACGCACACACAGATATTGGTGCATGAGCTAAAGAGATCTTATAGATTATGATACTTACAGACATGGTGTCTGCAATGGCATACGCTTCAGTTTCAGATCCAACAGTCTCCATCTTCTCATTCTAAACagtaagaaaagaaattagGGAAAATGATTACACATATTCAACCACATGAATGTGATTTCAGGCATAATTAGAACACAAGTTGATGGCTTATCTAGGGCGACACAAACAGGTTaccagaaaatgaaaagaaaagaggggggAATTCAAGTGCAAACCTGTGTCCCGGATGAgtttatatatagataaataGGCTTTGAAGGGTCATCATAATCCAAATACATGAATTGAGCAACAAGAAGCTCTGTGACAGCTGGCACAATCTATCAAGATGTTACAAGTCAGACAACCTGGCAAGATAGACTAACAATTCTAGTTGATATTGAGGATAGCAATAGCATATAAAAATAGTTGCTTACTGGCATTCCCAGGTAGCATATTCGAGCATCTAAGAGCAAAGAAGGTAAATCTGGTGGAGCAGATTCAGGTCTTCCATATCCTCTACCCCCTCCACGGTACATGGTTACACTCATACTATATTTTGGAGGACCGTGATCCATCATGCCTGATAGACTATACATCCCTCCATGGTCCAGATAGTTCTTTCTAGATGAGATGCTTTCCTGTCAACAAAGGTAATGAAATGATTTAGTTTCTCAGATAAATTCGACTTCCAGCAAGCAATAAGAAAAATTACTGTTACGCAATCAATCAATACAAGATCATCTTGAAGCTAGAGAGGTGATCTCAAGGAGTGATTAAGAAGAAAGAACCTCTGTGACACTTCCTGACTGACGACGAACGGGATTATCTTCAGTCATGAACATGTCCATTTGTGAAGGAGTAAGACCATAAAGAGATGGaggtaaatttttataattttccatCACTGCAGAggataagataaaagaaaaatggaagttAGAATTTGAAGCTTCCAAGTATCAAATTCGGAGCTGCTGGGAAATTAACAAGTCAAAGACACTAGAACCATTGCAGCTCTCAAATTCTAATACAAAAGGCCACTTTGTATCCCATAAAACCAAAGAAAGATAAGTGTGCCGATAAGAACAGAGACTGCAGTTAAATGGCATGAACCTGAAGGTCTCAACTTGAATAATTAGGAGTCATCTCATTCAAAATAAGTGATCTGTATACTGCCGGCTTAACCTTAAAATCATTGAATCTCATCTCATCTCATAGCAATGCAATTATGACTTATCGAGCTCATGGATGAGGGAAGATTGAAAGGCAGTCTCCGAATTATCAAGTAAATAAATGGCCAATGTTGCTGTCTTTTCCATTAAAGACtctaaaacacaaacaattccataaacaagaaaaaccaaaaagctattaatgattcaaaaatataaacaaggGCACAttcccatattaaaaaaaaatcaataaagctGGCaataacaaactaaataaacagagcagagagagagagaccgacGTCCATCTTTGAGGTTTTCTTGTCTAAACTGGCTGGGAATATGATTCAGTGACCTCCCAGAAGCAGTAGGGGACTTGCAAGAGCAGTGACATCTTTGTTTTCTTGGAGtgcttaataaaaagagtttggaGCATGGGAGAAAGGAGGATTTGTTTAACCGAGCAGAGGAACTGACCAATTCTGGGATTGGAGATGAGAGTGGAGATAGCAGAGAAGTCGCCATACTCAATGTGCACTGCAGACTGGAGCGAGTGATTACTGATTTCTCTTTGCTTGGAGAGAGCGGTGATAGTGAAGCTTGAGGTTTTGGTGCGTTTGGGTCTCGTTCTCTTtctgtgtttttgttctttattactGGTTGGTTCTAGAGAGTGAAGAGTGAGTACGTATCTGAATTTGGGTTTGGGCCTAACCTCATGTAAAGAGACTTGTCTCATTCAAAACAGACTTGGGTAGAAGAGCCTGCACTTTTGGAAGAACAACAACAGAGCTGCTTTAGGCCCATCATTCCCACATACTTTGAATTACTagaataacattgttttttaaaataatttttatttaatatatatatatatatatatatataaaatatatcaacatatcaaaataattaaaaataaaaacttaaagcaaaaaaacaaatcaactttttttaaaaaacatggtatcactgaaaaaaaaaaatcatcaccttAGAATTCAtttgtctttatattttaaaaatgtttttgaaaaaacatttatttatttttgcttaatataatttttttttgtttttaaatcattttgatatgctaatatcaaaaatattttaaataataataataaaatattattgtaatatatttttaattaaaaaatactactaAAGTCCCAAACATTCCTCTTGCATCACTAAAccgaaagaagaagaagttattgCAACAATTTGTAAGAGCATGGATGTGGGTTTTACAGAATAATtcgttgcttttattttctttttatatgactGAATAATTCTTTACTTTCAAAGAAAGGAATTAGAGGAGGTCAAGTAGGAGATACGTAGCATTTAATACTTAagatttctatttaatttaaagatCTCATGTTCGAAAATGAGAATTGTGGAGgatttccatttaaaaaaaaacaattaatattttttatgttatttgatcatttttatgttaaaaattatgggTTACTTAACTAGGTCTGGTATgctcataaaaaaatgaacttaattcaagatttaaaggaattattaaaaaaataattgattttttatacttatataaatagaaacatatctcattttaaaaatacaattttttatttggttaaaagaataaaattctcatctttttttattttatcttaaaccATTGTATTATTTCGATAAGatctataaaaatattcttactataaaatttaattctagtaattaaagtgatactaaaataattagatctgaggataaaaaaacaaattcttataaataaattttcctttcaatactacaaaaataaatttaaaaaatatactattttaatatatttttaaataaaaaataatttaaaaattaatatttatcacAGTCTAACAAACATGTCAAAATTGAAAACCGTTTAAAAAACGGAGGAAAGCATAGcttgaccctttttttttttttttttttttgaccagAAACCAGGTCAGCTTTCAATTTCTGCTGCTTCTTCGTTGTAGTCGAGGGCTCAAATTTGGATCATCTTAGAAAGAATAACTCTACAAGTCAATAATGCACAACTTGACCCTTCTGGTTTTGGTTGTGGACAGTACTGGAGAGTACAATGGTTGCTTTCAACaagttttggattctttttctttccatggAAATGCTCGGCTGGATTTAGTTCTTGTTCTTCAGCCATCCTCCAGGTTCAGGCAGCCATAGGCGTTAGTTCCATTTGCAGCGCCTCCTCCAGCAGTCAACAAGATCTCCATTCTCTCCCTGTGAATTGGAAAAGTCGACGCAACTCAAGATCTACCATCATAAAGGAAGATAagttcccataaaaaaaaaaagaaaaaaaaaaaaaaaaaaagggtgctGTGTCGACGCTGTAAAATGTAGTCTGCTGGTCTTTGTATTTGACTTCCACTAATTCGAGTTTGGTATGGAAAAACTATACACGGTTCTGGGGCAGATCGGCCTCCCCCCATTAGCAGTATTATCGAGACAAGTAGTCACAAGCGTTTAGCTCTGTGTTTCAACctgtattttattcaaattttaaatttttttttattaaaattaaaacggtttatattttttagatttttttagattatttttatgacatgtattttaatataaaaaaatatttaaaaagcaatcactGTCATACTGTAAAATACAGTATATAAAAAGCCGCCCCCATTGTTTTGACTATTAAAAACTAGCAGCAAGTAACTTGGCAAAATGGTTAGCTCTCGACGTCAATTCCACTGCTGGCTTGGGCCTTATCCAAGTCTTCATTCGGGTTAGAAAACGAAGGAAAACACTACTTCGCCAATCAGTATGTTCAAAGTACACACTCAGTACAAGTATTATTATACATGTACGGTATTTTACtgtacaaattaaataaatggttTGTCAATGTAGCAATTGCAACACTCTCTCACTtttatactatattaaaaacaagCTTGAAATATTTACGAGTTTTTATTAATgtacataatatttattatattttataatatataagcATCAGTTTATTGattcacaattatattttttatttatttttcaaaaattatattaataaaacttacaTGTTAATTcacttgcattaaaaaaaattattccatttGCAGCTATGGAAGTTTAATAGATATGTTTGTATTTAGTGCCACAAATAATTCattgtttatttaatgaaatgcATTCaaaagctttttaatttataattattatttttattgtaaaaatcacatttaaaaaatttatatatttattttttttattaaaaaaattatcggACCGCTGCGAAGTTTATGTGAAATAACTAGTTGATTCCTACAAAGGAAATTCAACAGAAAACAACgaaataatccaataaaaaaagagcaGTGAATTACTTGACTAATTCATCATTCAAAAGGTCAAATATATATCCCATTTCTTCCTCACCTTCTTGAAGTTTCCAGCCTGTTTCCAAGAAGCAGCGGGGCATGAAGAGATAATTGACCATCACATGATTATCAAGAAAAGCCAAGAAATTCCAGTTTGTAAATTACATATTCAGGTgcggtttgtttttttatttccagtcgcgattctaaaatattttgatttttcttcttgatttaaaaataaaaaataaaaattattttaatgtattttttaaaaaacattttaaaatatcatacaaACATGTGTTGTTAGACTAATATGGTGTAAATATGTCAtgttaagaaaatgaaagtttaattTTCTATACAAGATAGAATCGTGACCCGTCAGAATAGACTTTTAATTAAGTTGGAAATAATGTCCATCATTATatgaaaattcttttttaagtaTATGTACATGCTCTCAATACACGGATACAGAATCTATGAAGGTTCATGCACCTCTCGAACTCTGGTAGAAAGTAATTGCTCTACTTAAGGCTGTGGCTTCAGcagcattaattaattaattaattaattgggtgggttttttttaatctatttgcCTTCGCTGCTAAGACTCATAACTATTCAGGGAAAAGAAAACCAGCAACGACACGGCATCCAAGTATAATAATTCTAAGTTTATCTGaaatacaattatatttattttttaaagtatttttttatttataaatattttaaaataatattttttatttttaaaaaattatttttgacatcaacacattaaaataattttaaaaataaaaaaaaatattaatttgaaacaaaaaaaattaaaaaatttcaaatttttcaaaaacattttaagaataattaaaataattaattttaagaatatatatatataaaaagaggaggaggaaacaTGGTTCCAAAAACAAACAGCCCTTGACATTTAACTCCAGCTAAAGTGAGTTGGATCGCAAAGCAATATATGAATGTGGACACTCCTTAATTTCCTCCTATTAAACTGGATATTATATAAAACCTGTAAAAGTGACGTCTGGAATGTGTAATGGCTGacgaataaaaaataagaaggcTACGTATCTTCTACTTTGTTGTTTCTGACACGGCAAGGGTTTAGATCGAGGAGTGCCTggcagcacaaaaaaaaaataagaaccctAGTTCATTTCTGTCGTCTCTGAAGATGAACCTTGACTCCGGCGAAGCATAAAAGCCTGAGAATTCACACTCTTATGAACTCCCGCGTTTAAGCTTATCCCCTTCCTTAATGATAGAGACTTCTTTAAACTTACTGTTCatataattcttttcttttttctctgttgGGTGATTAATAAAATACAAGATTAAGCTTGAGTGAGATATACACATCTCGATTTCCAGGTGTTTTTGGCGTTTGATTAGCCGTCTAGGGCCTCTCTACCTCGGGGAAAGGAGCACCATCGGTGAACCTTTCCCATGGTGCTCTCATCTTCCCTGCATGCACTGACAATTGCTCTCTGTGTCTCTCTGATATACATCTAATAATAAACATTTATAGACCAGATATGAATCGtgatttaattcaataaacttGAGATTTTTTACTCACAACGACCGCACGACCCTAATTAAGTTGTTTGTTGTACCCATCCACTCATATGTCTTTATCGATCTTACAATTTCCCAGCTAATCACTCGTGCAAACAGTAATCATTGaaatggaaataaataaaataccaaaGCACTCCAAGTGAATATGTTGTTGAAATGAGTGCTTGGAGGTGtaataaagattgtttttttgcttaaaaatatattaaaataatatatttttttgtttttttttaaaaaaaaatttcaatatcaacaaatcaaaacaatataaaaatataaaatacaattttaaacaaaaacattattttttttagtgataatGATAACATAGGGAACTTTTTTGTAAATGGGGATAAATGATGTAGCTTAATTCTTCATCCATTAAATATGGAAGGAcaaaattgagtaaaaaaaggacaaaaaaatacttatctCGAGTCAATCTAAGTCAACATGACAAACCTGTAACTCGTGGAATAAGAGGCAAGCCAATTAGGGTTGATCCACCAAACATGCATCTTAGATCACGAGATTTggataacctaaaaaaaaaaaatcagaaagctggaaagaaaatattttttttttcataaaaagcgATGTCAACTCGCATTtacttttcaaactcatgactcgGGATATTAGACTAAAAACAccttatatagaaaaaacacgaaactcaattctcaaccaattaaaTGTTTAAGGATTAACTTGGAAAATAATATCAACTGTACAAAAGGATCCataacaaaaaatgataattaaaagtaacgagatcaaaattaaaatactaaataaaatttatttttgattgaaaggtgaaattgagaagaaaatgtAATCGAGTAAAgggactaaaaaaaaatcaaaataataaggatcgaaatttaaataaataaaaaattattaattgaatggtgaaattgaataaaaaaaattaatttaacaaaagagcccaaaaatcatcaaaaaatgaggattaaattgaaaaaaaataatatatagcgAATTGGGAtgaaaggatgagattgaaaacaaataagacTTTTATAAGAAgggtcaaaaacaaaaataaaaaataaaataaataaggattgaagttgaaatacaaataataaaaagggtcatattataatttttaaaggagaagagagagaaaaaggcgTTCATCGATGACAAACTGAACCACCACCATCGACACACATCATTCCACTAGAAAAAGGATGTGACGGTGCTTCCATTAACATGGTGGATGAGTGTTTTTGGACATGGGGAGGGACACACTCGCCGTCCAAAGGGTATGGACATCTCTCACACGTCAAGGAGAGCGCTTTACGGTTGCtcacttttttgtgttttcatttaGTCAAATACCAAATTGTTCCTagactaatttaataataacaaaaaaaatattgtgaaatgATGAAAATTCCCCTTGAgtctagttttaaaatttttacttttaagagtattttggtagtttcattatactttttaattgcataatattttttatatttgatcaaatattaaattgcaTCTTAGtatacattataataaaaaaaaaatcatcgtgaaaaacacaaaaatactccttcatgtcatttttaaatttttagcttccaataatattttagttatttaaccttataattaaattgtttcCTATTAATTTAGTATTGAATAAgtacagataaaaaaatttcaatatactTAAttgctaagtttttttttttttttttttgtggtgaaaaaacaaaaatatcattataccGTTACTGGGAAGAGTAGCTTTTGTTAGTTTACAAAATTGTAGTTTATGCACTACGGCCTAAAGTTTTAGTACGTCAGAAACTTGGAAGAATGGCAGCGAAGGAGTGTTGTCCTCTTTTCCCTGGCTTTTGcactattgtttctcaatctctTCCTCAacaattttcatgttttatatttctCTCCGGGtttaataatcaataaaatatatcttttataagtttacgagaattttttttaaattattaattatatatttatgggtcggtttttctagtgtcataatttaattttgaagaggTACCAAGGAGAGAGAGGCCACTGAGCTTGTCAAGAGCGGCAAGGGATGCTCGGCAGAAAGAGGGTTATACGTGGcaaaacatacataaaaatatcCACGTGGCGATTTGCTAGAGATCCCTAGCCAATGGATGGGTAGTGGtggtcattaaaaatatatagtcgGTTTATCTCTATTTGTTTGCAAGCATGTGAAAACCAGCAAAAAGGAGGTGACACGTGTTTACTTTAGAAGATTGGCGCGTTGCTTGCCGTATGCCCTGACGATTGCGCGTCGGTGAAGCTTTCAGAAGTCCACTATCCCTCTCTAGCTACTACTAGACTGTACTAGCTAACTGTCATGTTATTTGACATCAATAACCCTTCTCCGCCCccctttttatgatttaaaaaaattaaggatacgTGGACGGTTCAACcgatatttattgttttttaaaaatatatttgtaatgttagtatattaaaacaatacaaaaattaaaaaaataaatttttactatGTAAACATGGATTATAGTGGCAATAAAGCTAGAATATCATGCCTCTTAAAGTAGGTAGTTCTAATGAAATTTACTTAGAAATATCTTATACTAAACTTGGTTTGGGACGAGATaccatagtttttatttttaaattatgatagtCTTGGACTCGACTCATAAATTACAAATCCTTTTactgctataaaaaaaaaaaagtttaaaacttaaaaagtaataaaaaagaattaattatctTATGCTTTGCATCAAGACTAAAATCTCCGAAGGAAAATTGAGAGGCTAAGAGTAGGGGTAACCTAGactgtgtttatttttgtttttaaaaaacatttttaaaattttttatttttttatttcaaaataattttctttataattttacatcgttttattttttatattaaaaacaaattttaaaaaatataaaaatattattttaatatatttttaaataaattatttttaaaaaacagttcaGATACTGCCTAACGACCGATGAGAGTGATTCGAGGGGAGTGGCTAGTATTTTCTAGAATGCAAAGGAGGGATAATCATGGGATGACAATTGTCCAGGTGGCAAAGAAAGAGATGTTTCTGGGGCGAACATTAGATAGCTGTCTTTCTAGATAGCCAACCAACAAGAAACTACCAAAACCAAGCATAAAGCTCGAAATTCCTAGATAAGGTCACTGGCAACTAACAGACGAATTTCCTGTGCACTTATCAGCGCGTGAGTGTAAACGATCAACGGCGTAGAAGTAACGAGGAAGCAGAGCAAGGGATGTCTGTTTGCTTCTGGAGAAGGAAGACCGGCGGCCCAAGCAAGCACCGCCAGACGTTTTCGCCGTCCAAGACATATACTATAAAGAAATGGCCGACGACGAGTAAGACCTTAATCTGCAAGGAAGAGATAGTGTGGATTCATCAGTCCTATGCATTGTTATCGTACGTTAGATCTCTTTTCTATATAGGAATAATGCATGGGAAACGCCAAAATAACGCtgaaaacattattaaatataatggCAGCTATGTGGGCAAATTTCCTTTGTTAATTTTCGTGGAGAAGTACATAAAAACCATAGTTATTTAATAAATTGTCCCTCACTCTTCATTACACGTGTCGAATTTcaacaaaactaaaagaaagaaacccaagttatttttttttattattattcaacattaaaaagaaatggattCTAATTTCAGTTTCAAAGCCATGCTTGATTCTATTTGTAAGAGAAGAAAAGTACCATTTGGTAACGAGCATCA
This genomic interval from Populus alba chromosome 1, ASM523922v2, whole genome shotgun sequence contains the following:
- the LOC118055407 gene encoding ATP-dependent Clp protease proteolytic subunit-related protein 1, chloroplastic, whose protein sequence is MATSLLSPLSSPIPELVSSSARLNKSSFLPCSKLFLLSTPRKQRCHCSCKSPTASGRSLNHIPSQFRQENLKDGLMENYKNLPPSLYGLTPSQMDMFMTEDNPVRRQSGSVTEESISSRKNYLDHGGMYSLSGMMDHGPPKYSMSVTMYRGGGRGYGRPESAPPDLPSLLLDARICYLGMPIVPAVTELLVAQFMYLDYDDPSKPIYLYINSSGTQNEKMETVGSETEAYAIADTMSYCKSTIYTVNCGVAYGQAAMLLSLGAKGYRALQPNASTKLYLPKVNRSSGAAVDMWIKAKELDANTEYYIELLAKGTGKPKEELVKDIQRPKYLKAQEAIDYGIADKLLSSSDDAFEKRDYDALLAQTKAMKAQAAGPRAAPSGFR